TGCTGTTCGAGCACCCGAGCCTCGCGCGTTCCGCGCTCGTGGCGCGGCCCACCGGGGCGAACTACCTGGCGCTCGTGGAGGCGGTCCTCGCCCTGCTGGACGAGGGCGGGGCGCCTGGGGGGCAGGCCGCCTGGGGTGTGGACGTACTGCTCCAGCTGGCGACCGCCGCCGCTGCCGAGCAGGCCACCCGTTCGGAGGCCGACTCGGCCGAGGAGGAGCACGACGCGCTGGTGGGGGCGCTGCGGGGGGCCTCGGCCGACACGTATCCGCAGATCGCCGCGCTCGGCGACGACCTCTTCTCCGGCACGCCGCAGGAGCGCCTCGGGTGGATGTTCCGGGCCGTCGTCAACGGCGCGCTGACCACCCCGCGCTGACCACGCCGCGCGGAACCCACGCCGCGCGGAACCCGCCTCGCGCTGATCCGTCCCGAAGCACTTCGTACCCAGAGAAGGAGCCACACCATGACGACCAGCACTTCCCCC
The DNA window shown above is from Streptomyces sp. NBC_00247 and carries:
- a CDS encoding TetR/AcrR family transcriptional regulator; protein product: MTPASPTPRSRRERPAKPALSHAGIVEAAVRIMRAEGLQRVTMRRLATELDTGPASLYVYFGNTAELHAAILEEYLGAVDLGPMTGAGDWRERLVQVLGSYTGVLFEHPSLARSALVARPTGANYLALVEAVLALLDEGGAPGGQAAWGVDVLLQLATAAAAEQATRSEADSAEEEHDALVGALRGASADTYPQIAALGDDLFSGTPQERLGWMFRAVVNGALTTPR